The following coding sequences are from one Eucalyptus grandis isolate ANBG69807.140 chromosome 11, ASM1654582v1, whole genome shotgun sequence window:
- the LOC120289920 gene encoding uncharacterized protein LOC120289920, which yields MSYQLAGNSVAQQKRNILGRETERREKTREIERGRGRLSRFRVREIIAGAHCRALEFRLKLDSRAVSNGSGVRSCVGIVFHLLRRSETSLSSSSVADRFFPFVRQGSPITMPIVKRIHRLWRLNRSIIRREDPWKQKTTSTSTP from the exons ATGTCTTATCAg CTGGCCGGGAATTCTGTTGCACAACAGAAAAGGAATATTCTCGGCCGAGAAAcggaaaggagagaaaagacgcgagagatagagagaggaagaggaagattaTCTCGTTTTCGAGTGAGAGAGATCATCGCCGGAGCTCATTGTCGAGCCTTGGAGTTCCGATTGAAGCTCGATTCGCGAGCCGTTTCGAACGGTTCCGGAGTCAGAAGTTGCGTAGGAATTGTGTTTCATCTACTGCGAAGGAGTGAAACAAGCCTAAGCTCCTCTTCCGTCGCCGATCGCTTTTTTCCGTTTGTCCGCCAG GGTTCACCAATCACCATGCCCATTGTGAAGAGGATCCACCGGCTATGGCGGCTCAACAG GTCGATTATAAGAAGAGAAGACCCATGGAAGCAGAAAACAACTTCGACTTCAACCCCTTGA
- the LOC120289921 gene encoding tRNA-specific adenosine deaminase TAD3-like has protein sequence MKSALGKLQKQKLVLNVVVPPHLLLKLLNGQSMNHVFNAVPQWHPLRHAAMVAIESSAARDRRLFPDVRYKDEGTKEKFILSTAKSILCFSFAFNLTIFHLGTDTYIIVGIQVDNDEKDDTAHGNSDLSSRPYLCTGNDIYLVWEPCTMCAMALVHQRIRRVFYAFPNLSAGALGSVHRLQGEKSLNHQYVVFRIVVPQDILDKAKTSISGSRE, from the exons ATGAAGTCTGCTCTTGGCAAACTCCAAAAACAGAAGTTGGTGCTGAATGTAGTAGTTCCACCACATCTTCTGCTGAAATTACTCAATGGACAAAGCATGAATCATGTCTTCAACGCTGTTCCTCAG TGGCACCCATTGCGACATGCTGCGATGGTGGCCATTGAATCATCTGCTGCCAGGGACAGACGCTTATTCCCTGATGTGAGATACAAAGATGAAGGTACCAAAGAGAAGTTTATTCTATCTACTGCAAA ATCGATTCTCTGCTTctcctttgcatttaatctgACGATATTTCATCTTGGCACTGACACCTATATAATTGTGGGAATCCAGGTTGACAATGATGAAAAAGATGATACTGCTCATGGAAATAGTGATCTCTCTAGTAGACCGTATTTATGCACTGGCAATGACATCTACCTTGTTTGGGAACCATGCACAAT GTGTGCAATGGCACTTGTGCATCAGAGAATCAGGCGTGTGTTTTACGCTTTTCCAAATCTGAGTGCGGGAGCGTTGGGCAGCGTTCACCGGCTACAGGGGGAAAAAAGCTTGAATCATCAATATGTGGTGTTCAGGATTGTGGTGCCACAGGATATCCTCGACAAAGCCAAAACATCGATATCTGGGAGCCGAGAATGA